From a single Drosophila sulfurigaster albostrigata strain 15112-1811.04 chromosome 3, ASM2355843v2, whole genome shotgun sequence genomic region:
- the LOC133841770 gene encoding potassium voltage-gated channel subfamily H member 8 isoform X1: MPARKGLLAPQNTFLDTIATRFDGTHSNFVLGNAQANGNPIVYCSDGFVDLTGYSRAQIMQKGCSCHFLYGPDTKDEHKQQIEKSLLSKMELKLEVIFYKKEGAPFWCLFDIVPIKNEKRDVVLFLASHKDITHTKMLEMNVNEECDSVFALTAALLGARFRAGSNAGMLGLGGLPGLGGPANGDGGDAEAGEGNNLDVPAGCNMGRRRSRAVLYQLSGHYKPEKGGVKTKLKLGNNFMHSTEAPFPEYKTQSIKKSRLILPHYGVFKGIWDWVILVATFYVALMVPYNAAFAKADRQTMVSDVIVEALFIVDILLNFRTTFVSRKGEVVSNSKQIAINYFRGWFALDLLAALPFDHLYASDLYDGEESHIHLVKLTRLLRLARLLQKIDRYSQHTAMILTLLMFSFTLAAHWLACIWYVIAVKEYEWFPESNIVLFTGWLQLLAERKNASVAILTTAETYSTALYFTFTSLTSVGFGNVSANTTAEKVFTIIMMLIGALMHAVVFGNVTAIIQRMYSRRSLYESKWRDLKDFVALHNMPKELKQRIEDYFQTSWSLSHGIDIYETLREFPEELRGDVSMHLHREILQLPIFEAASQGCLKLLSLHIKTNFCAPGEYLIHKGDALNYIYYLCNGSMEVIKDDMVVAILGKGDLVGSDINVHLVATSNGQMTATTNSAGQDVVVRSSSDIKALTYCDLKCIHMGGLVEVLRLYPEYQQQFANDIQHDLTFNLREGYENQESDIGPTFPLPSISEDDENREDGDCAGEQDKENGNGGGAGGAGAAAGGPMSASPSPHHSISRSPLLGMSSPRHQRLHQRGRSLITLRETNKRQRPLNMANSLDRGSFEEVEPLAEEEGSGGGKRPSLERLDSQVSTLHQDVAQLSVEVRNAISALQEMTYSSSAAMNSHGSLKFPPARSIPNISGVAAGQRLGLAAGCDVPLMDGNLAMAASEAAAMQRCLSHPPEVWGREMQLQPSIATVTAPSSKAASPASVEATTKTSRSCQTDFYRIDFPTFERFVLANPRLVLGLLGIEPAIKNEIELLQQKQTLQISPLNTIDECVSPLAVEPSLSSSKERLLGTQAPTAGRVYPPLDDENSNDFRWTMKHSASHQSCCKSTDALLSTEEQALVGQEQQQLHEQQQQQLLQQQQQQQQQPQRSKRSMRRSGSGGSNSSLSSSSSSSNCLVSQSTGNLTTTNASVHCSNSTHSVANTRRASWKLQHSRSGEYRRLSEANAEYSPPAKLPLAMPMTVAAAVGYGQDDEEESVELLGPRRGSRSSSVAMVDVGSGEPGNGNGIGIVTATNVTTGNTTSNGKQQRSRVLLGVNQAQAQTMSFRFSAGDADKLEKGLRGLPSTRSLRDPSVK; the protein is encoded by the exons ATGCCAGCCCGCAAGGGGCTGTTAGCGCCCCAAAACACATTCCTGGACACAATTGCCACACGCTTCGATGGCACGC ACTCGAACTTTGTGCTCGGCAATGCGCAGGCAAATGGCAATCCAATTGTTTATTGCTCGGATGGGTTCGTGGATTTGACAGGATATTCACGCgcgcaaattatgcaaaagg GCTGCTCATGTCATTTCCTTTACGGGCCGGATACAAAGGACGAGCACAAACAGCAAATTGAGAAAAGTCTCTTAAGCAAAATGGAACTAAAGTTGGAAGTTATTTTCTACAAAAAGGAAG GTGCTCCATTTTGGTGTCTGTTTGATATTGTGCCCATTAAGAATGAGAAGCGCGATGTCGTCCTGTTCCTTGCCTCGCACAAGGACATCACACACACCAAGATGCTGGAGATGAATGTGAACGAGGAATGTGATAGCG TTTTTGCCCTTACAGCTGCACTCCTGGGCGCTAGATTTCGTGCCGGCTCAAATGCCGGCATGCTCGGGTTGGGCGGTCTCCCCGGCTTGGGTGGCCCAGCAAATGGCGATGGAGGCGACGCGGAGGCCGGCGAGGGTAATAATTTGGATGTACCTGCCGGCTGTAATATGGGACGACGCCGAAGTCGTGCGGTGCTCTATCAGCTATCCGGTCATTACAAGCCCGAAAAGGGCGGCGTCAAGACCAAATTAAAGCTGGGAAAT AATTTCATGCATTCAACTGAGGCTCCGTTTCCCGAATACAAGACGCAATCGATAAAGAAGTCTCGCTTAATTCTTCCCCATTATGGCGTATTCAAAGGCATCTGGGATTGGGTTATACTGGTCGCAACCTTCTATGTGGCATTGATGGTGCCATACAATGCGGCATTTGCCAAAGCGGATCGCCAGACTATGGTTTCCGATGTGATTGTGGAGGCGCTTTTCATTGTAG atattttattgaatttccGAACAACCTTTGTCTCGCGCAAAGGTGAAGTCGTATCCAATTCCAAGCAGATTGCCATCAATTATTTCCGTGGATGGTTTGCTTTGGATTTATTGGCTGCCCTGCCCTTTGATCATCTATATGCATCCGATTTGTACGACGGCGAG GAATCGCATATTCATCTTGTCAAATTGACGCGTCTGCTGCGACTGGCGAGGCTATTGCAAAAAATTGATCGATATTCACAGCACACGGCCATGATTTTGACTTTGTTGATGTTCTCCTTTACACTGGCGGCCCACTGGCTGGCCTGCATCTGGTATGTCATTGCGGTAAAGGAGTACGAGTGGTTTCCCGAGAGCAACATTG tctTGTTCACAGgttggctgcagctgctcgcCGAGAGAAAGAATGCCTCCGTTGCCATACTGACAACGGCGGAAACTTACTCGACTGCGTTGTATTTCACATTCACCAGTCTCACTTCGGTGGGATTTGGCAATGTGTCGGCGAATACAACGGCCGAGAAGGTCTTCACCATTATAATGATGTTGATTGGCG CTCTGATGCATGCTGTGGTGTTCGGTAACGTGACGGCCATTATACAACGCATGTACTCACGTCGCTCCCTTTATGAGAGCAAATGGCGGGACCTGAAGGATTTCGTGGCTCTGCATAAT ATGCCCAAGGAGCTGAAGCAGCGCATTGAGGACTACTTTCAAACGTCATGGTCACTCAGCCATGGCATTGATATCTACGAG ACGCTGCGCGAATTTCCGGAGGAGCTGCGAGGCGATGTCTCCATGCATCTACATCGTGAAATATTACAGCTGCCGATATTTGAGGCTGCCTCTCAG GGTTGCTTGAAATTGTTGTCGCTGCACATAAAGACAAACTTCTGTGCACCCGGCGAATACTTAATACACAAAGGCGATGCACTCAACTATATATACTATCTGTGCAATGGCTCCATGGAGGTGATCAAAGACGATATGGTTGTTGCCATTTTGG GTAAGGGCGATCTCGTGGGTTCGGATATAAATGTGCATCTGGTTGCGACCAGCAACGGACAAATGACCGCCACCACCAACAGCGCTGGACAGGATGTTGTCgtccgcagcagcagcgacataAAG GCGCTCACCTACTGCGATCTGAAGTGCATCCATATGGGCGGTCTGGTTGAGGTGCTGCGACTTTATCCAGAGTACCAGCAGCAGTTTGCCAACGACATACAGCACGACTTGACGTTCAATTTGCGCGAAGGGTACGAGAATCAGGAATCAGATATTGGACCCACATTTCCATTGCCCAGCATCAGTGAGGATGACGAGAATCGAGAGGATGGTGACTGCGCCGGGGAACAGGACAAGGAGAATGGCAATGGCGGTGGTGCGGGCGGTGCAGGAGCTGCAGCCGGTGGCCCGATGTCCGCCTCCCCATCGCCGCATCACAGCATCAGCCGTTCGCCGCTGTTGGGCATGAGTAGTCCGCGACATCAGCGATTACATCAGCGTGGTCGCTCTTTGATTACGTTGCGCGAGACGAACAAGCGACAGCGTCCTTTGAATATGGCCAACAGCTTGGATCGCGGCTCTTTCGAGGAGGTGGAGCCCCTCGCAGAGGAGGAGGGAAGTGGCGGTGGTAAGCGGCCCTCGCTTGAGCGCCTTGATTCGCAGGTATCGACGCTGCATCAGGATGTCGCGCAGCTGAGCGTTGAGGTGCGCAATGCCATTAGCGCCCTACAGGAAATGACCTATTCATCGTCGGCCGCGATGAACTCTCATGGTTCACTCAAGTTTCCCCCCGCTCGCTCCATACCCAACATCAGTGGCGTTGCCGCAGGGCAACGTCTGGGTTTGGCTGCTGGCTGTGATGTGCCATTGATGGATGGCAATCTGGCGATGGCAGCCAGCGAGGCTGCTGCCATGCAACGTTGCCTTTCACATCCGCCCGAAGTTTGGGGCCGTGAAATGCAGTTGCAACCATCGATTGCCACGGTCACGGCGCCCAGCTCGAAGGCCGCATCGCCGGCCAGTGTAGAGGCCACGACGAAGACGAGTCGCAGCTGTCAAACCGATTTCTATCGCATTGATTTTCCCACCTTCGAGCGCTTTGTGCTGGCAAATCCGCGTTTAGTGCTCGGCCTGCTGGGCATTGAGCCGGCCATCAAGAATGAAATTGAGTTGCTGCAACAGAAGCAGACCTTGCAAATTTCGCCCTTGAATACAATCGATGAGTGCGTTTCGCCGCTGGCCGTGGAGCCGAGTTTAAGCAGCTCCAAGGAGCGTTTGCTTGGTACTCAAGCGCCAACGGCAGGACGCGTCTATCCGCCGTTGGATGATGAGAATTCCAACGACTTCCGCTGGACTATGAAGCATTCCGCTAGTCATCAGAGCTGCTGCAAGAGCACCGATGCGCTTCTGAGCACCGAGGAACAGGCATTGGTTGgccaagagcaacaacagttgcacgaacagcagcagcagcagttgttgcaacaacagcagcagcaacagcagcagccgcagcgcAGCAAACGCAGCATGCGACGCAGTGGCAGCGGAGGCAGCAACTCAAGTCTGTCGAGCAGCAGTTCCAGTTCAAATTGCCTCGTCTCACAGAGCACCGGCAATCTAACCACCACCAATGCATCGGTgcactgcagcaacagcacgcACAGTGTGGCAAATACGCGACGTGCCTCCTGGAAGTTGCAACACTCTCGCAGCGGCGAATATCGCCGTCTATCCGAGGCGAATGCGGAGTACTCGCCGCCAGCCAAATTACCCCTGGCCATGCCCATGACGGTGGCAGCTGCTGTCGGTTATGGACAGGACGATGAGGAGGAAAGTGTGGAGCTGTTGGGACCGAGACGCGGctcacgcagcagcagcgtcgccATGGTTGATGTGGGCAGCGGTGAGCCAGGgaatggcaatggcattggcattgtcaCTGCCACGAATGTGACAACGGGCAACACCACGAGCAACGGCAAACAGCAGCGAAGTCGTGTGCTGTTGGGCGTTAACCAGGCGCAGGCACAAACAATGAGTTTTCGCTTTTCAGCCGGCGATGCGGACAAATTGGAGAAAGGACTTCGCGGTCTGCCATCCACGCGCTCCCTCAGAGATCCCAGCGTCAAATAA
- the LOC133841770 gene encoding potassium voltage-gated channel subfamily H member 8 isoform X2 has protein sequence MPARKGLLAPQNTFLDTIATRFDGTHSNFVLGNAQANGNPIVYCSDGFVDLTGYSRAQIMQKGCSCHFLYGPDTKDEHKQQIEKSLLSKMELKLEVIFYKKEGAPFWCLFDIVPIKNEKRDVVLFLASHKDITHTKMLEMNVNEECDSVFALTAALLGARFRAGSNAGMLGLGGLPGLGGPANGDGGDAEAGEGNNLDVPAGCNMGRRRSRAVLYQLSGHYKPEKGGVKTKLKLGNNFMHSTEAPFPEYKTQSIKKSRLILPHYGVFKGIWDWVILVATFYVALMVPYNAAFAKADRQTMVSDVIVEALFIVDILLNFRTTFVSRKGEVVSNSKQIAINYFRGWFALDLLAALPFDHLYASDLYDGEESHIHLVKLTRLLRLARLLQKIDRYSQHTAMILTLLMFSFTLAAHWLACIWYVIAVKEYEWFPESNIGWLQLLAERKNASVAILTTAETYSTALYFTFTSLTSVGFGNVSANTTAEKVFTIIMMLIGALMHAVVFGNVTAIIQRMYSRRSLYESKWRDLKDFVALHNMPKELKQRIEDYFQTSWSLSHGIDIYETLREFPEELRGDVSMHLHREILQLPIFEAASQGCLKLLSLHIKTNFCAPGEYLIHKGDALNYIYYLCNGSMEVIKDDMVVAILGKGDLVGSDINVHLVATSNGQMTATTNSAGQDVVVRSSSDIKALTYCDLKCIHMGGLVEVLRLYPEYQQQFANDIQHDLTFNLREGYENQESDIGPTFPLPSISEDDENREDGDCAGEQDKENGNGGGAGGAGAAAGGPMSASPSPHHSISRSPLLGMSSPRHQRLHQRGRSLITLRETNKRQRPLNMANSLDRGSFEEVEPLAEEEGSGGGKRPSLERLDSQVSTLHQDVAQLSVEVRNAISALQEMTYSSSAAMNSHGSLKFPPARSIPNISGVAAGQRLGLAAGCDVPLMDGNLAMAASEAAAMQRCLSHPPEVWGREMQLQPSIATVTAPSSKAASPASVEATTKTSRSCQTDFYRIDFPTFERFVLANPRLVLGLLGIEPAIKNEIELLQQKQTLQISPLNTIDECVSPLAVEPSLSSSKERLLGTQAPTAGRVYPPLDDENSNDFRWTMKHSASHQSCCKSTDALLSTEEQALVGQEQQQLHEQQQQQLLQQQQQQQQQPQRSKRSMRRSGSGGSNSSLSSSSSSSNCLVSQSTGNLTTTNASVHCSNSTHSVANTRRASWKLQHSRSGEYRRLSEANAEYSPPAKLPLAMPMTVAAAVGYGQDDEEESVELLGPRRGSRSSSVAMVDVGSGEPGNGNGIGIVTATNVTTGNTTSNGKQQRSRVLLGVNQAQAQTMSFRFSAGDADKLEKGLRGLPSTRSLRDPSVK, from the exons ATGCCAGCCCGCAAGGGGCTGTTAGCGCCCCAAAACACATTCCTGGACACAATTGCCACACGCTTCGATGGCACGC ACTCGAACTTTGTGCTCGGCAATGCGCAGGCAAATGGCAATCCAATTGTTTATTGCTCGGATGGGTTCGTGGATTTGACAGGATATTCACGCgcgcaaattatgcaaaagg GCTGCTCATGTCATTTCCTTTACGGGCCGGATACAAAGGACGAGCACAAACAGCAAATTGAGAAAAGTCTCTTAAGCAAAATGGAACTAAAGTTGGAAGTTATTTTCTACAAAAAGGAAG GTGCTCCATTTTGGTGTCTGTTTGATATTGTGCCCATTAAGAATGAGAAGCGCGATGTCGTCCTGTTCCTTGCCTCGCACAAGGACATCACACACACCAAGATGCTGGAGATGAATGTGAACGAGGAATGTGATAGCG TTTTTGCCCTTACAGCTGCACTCCTGGGCGCTAGATTTCGTGCCGGCTCAAATGCCGGCATGCTCGGGTTGGGCGGTCTCCCCGGCTTGGGTGGCCCAGCAAATGGCGATGGAGGCGACGCGGAGGCCGGCGAGGGTAATAATTTGGATGTACCTGCCGGCTGTAATATGGGACGACGCCGAAGTCGTGCGGTGCTCTATCAGCTATCCGGTCATTACAAGCCCGAAAAGGGCGGCGTCAAGACCAAATTAAAGCTGGGAAAT AATTTCATGCATTCAACTGAGGCTCCGTTTCCCGAATACAAGACGCAATCGATAAAGAAGTCTCGCTTAATTCTTCCCCATTATGGCGTATTCAAAGGCATCTGGGATTGGGTTATACTGGTCGCAACCTTCTATGTGGCATTGATGGTGCCATACAATGCGGCATTTGCCAAAGCGGATCGCCAGACTATGGTTTCCGATGTGATTGTGGAGGCGCTTTTCATTGTAG atattttattgaatttccGAACAACCTTTGTCTCGCGCAAAGGTGAAGTCGTATCCAATTCCAAGCAGATTGCCATCAATTATTTCCGTGGATGGTTTGCTTTGGATTTATTGGCTGCCCTGCCCTTTGATCATCTATATGCATCCGATTTGTACGACGGCGAG GAATCGCATATTCATCTTGTCAAATTGACGCGTCTGCTGCGACTGGCGAGGCTATTGCAAAAAATTGATCGATATTCACAGCACACGGCCATGATTTTGACTTTGTTGATGTTCTCCTTTACACTGGCGGCCCACTGGCTGGCCTGCATCTGGTATGTCATTGCGGTAAAGGAGTACGAGTGGTTTCCCGAGAGCAACATTG gttggctgcagctgctcgcCGAGAGAAAGAATGCCTCCGTTGCCATACTGACAACGGCGGAAACTTACTCGACTGCGTTGTATTTCACATTCACCAGTCTCACTTCGGTGGGATTTGGCAATGTGTCGGCGAATACAACGGCCGAGAAGGTCTTCACCATTATAATGATGTTGATTGGCG CTCTGATGCATGCTGTGGTGTTCGGTAACGTGACGGCCATTATACAACGCATGTACTCACGTCGCTCCCTTTATGAGAGCAAATGGCGGGACCTGAAGGATTTCGTGGCTCTGCATAAT ATGCCCAAGGAGCTGAAGCAGCGCATTGAGGACTACTTTCAAACGTCATGGTCACTCAGCCATGGCATTGATATCTACGAG ACGCTGCGCGAATTTCCGGAGGAGCTGCGAGGCGATGTCTCCATGCATCTACATCGTGAAATATTACAGCTGCCGATATTTGAGGCTGCCTCTCAG GGTTGCTTGAAATTGTTGTCGCTGCACATAAAGACAAACTTCTGTGCACCCGGCGAATACTTAATACACAAAGGCGATGCACTCAACTATATATACTATCTGTGCAATGGCTCCATGGAGGTGATCAAAGACGATATGGTTGTTGCCATTTTGG GTAAGGGCGATCTCGTGGGTTCGGATATAAATGTGCATCTGGTTGCGACCAGCAACGGACAAATGACCGCCACCACCAACAGCGCTGGACAGGATGTTGTCgtccgcagcagcagcgacataAAG GCGCTCACCTACTGCGATCTGAAGTGCATCCATATGGGCGGTCTGGTTGAGGTGCTGCGACTTTATCCAGAGTACCAGCAGCAGTTTGCCAACGACATACAGCACGACTTGACGTTCAATTTGCGCGAAGGGTACGAGAATCAGGAATCAGATATTGGACCCACATTTCCATTGCCCAGCATCAGTGAGGATGACGAGAATCGAGAGGATGGTGACTGCGCCGGGGAACAGGACAAGGAGAATGGCAATGGCGGTGGTGCGGGCGGTGCAGGAGCTGCAGCCGGTGGCCCGATGTCCGCCTCCCCATCGCCGCATCACAGCATCAGCCGTTCGCCGCTGTTGGGCATGAGTAGTCCGCGACATCAGCGATTACATCAGCGTGGTCGCTCTTTGATTACGTTGCGCGAGACGAACAAGCGACAGCGTCCTTTGAATATGGCCAACAGCTTGGATCGCGGCTCTTTCGAGGAGGTGGAGCCCCTCGCAGAGGAGGAGGGAAGTGGCGGTGGTAAGCGGCCCTCGCTTGAGCGCCTTGATTCGCAGGTATCGACGCTGCATCAGGATGTCGCGCAGCTGAGCGTTGAGGTGCGCAATGCCATTAGCGCCCTACAGGAAATGACCTATTCATCGTCGGCCGCGATGAACTCTCATGGTTCACTCAAGTTTCCCCCCGCTCGCTCCATACCCAACATCAGTGGCGTTGCCGCAGGGCAACGTCTGGGTTTGGCTGCTGGCTGTGATGTGCCATTGATGGATGGCAATCTGGCGATGGCAGCCAGCGAGGCTGCTGCCATGCAACGTTGCCTTTCACATCCGCCCGAAGTTTGGGGCCGTGAAATGCAGTTGCAACCATCGATTGCCACGGTCACGGCGCCCAGCTCGAAGGCCGCATCGCCGGCCAGTGTAGAGGCCACGACGAAGACGAGTCGCAGCTGTCAAACCGATTTCTATCGCATTGATTTTCCCACCTTCGAGCGCTTTGTGCTGGCAAATCCGCGTTTAGTGCTCGGCCTGCTGGGCATTGAGCCGGCCATCAAGAATGAAATTGAGTTGCTGCAACAGAAGCAGACCTTGCAAATTTCGCCCTTGAATACAATCGATGAGTGCGTTTCGCCGCTGGCCGTGGAGCCGAGTTTAAGCAGCTCCAAGGAGCGTTTGCTTGGTACTCAAGCGCCAACGGCAGGACGCGTCTATCCGCCGTTGGATGATGAGAATTCCAACGACTTCCGCTGGACTATGAAGCATTCCGCTAGTCATCAGAGCTGCTGCAAGAGCACCGATGCGCTTCTGAGCACCGAGGAACAGGCATTGGTTGgccaagagcaacaacagttgcacgaacagcagcagcagcagttgttgcaacaacagcagcagcaacagcagcagccgcagcgcAGCAAACGCAGCATGCGACGCAGTGGCAGCGGAGGCAGCAACTCAAGTCTGTCGAGCAGCAGTTCCAGTTCAAATTGCCTCGTCTCACAGAGCACCGGCAATCTAACCACCACCAATGCATCGGTgcactgcagcaacagcacgcACAGTGTGGCAAATACGCGACGTGCCTCCTGGAAGTTGCAACACTCTCGCAGCGGCGAATATCGCCGTCTATCCGAGGCGAATGCGGAGTACTCGCCGCCAGCCAAATTACCCCTGGCCATGCCCATGACGGTGGCAGCTGCTGTCGGTTATGGACAGGACGATGAGGAGGAAAGTGTGGAGCTGTTGGGACCGAGACGCGGctcacgcagcagcagcgtcgccATGGTTGATGTGGGCAGCGGTGAGCCAGGgaatggcaatggcattggcattgtcaCTGCCACGAATGTGACAACGGGCAACACCACGAGCAACGGCAAACAGCAGCGAAGTCGTGTGCTGTTGGGCGTTAACCAGGCGCAGGCACAAACAATGAGTTTTCGCTTTTCAGCCGGCGATGCGGACAAATTGGAGAAAGGACTTCGCGGTCTGCCATCCACGCGCTCCCTCAGAGATCCCAGCGTCAAATAA